The uncultured Cohaesibacter sp. region CACATCATCAAGCAATTGCCGTGAAAGAGCTTCCCTGAGATACAGCTTCAACTCTGGGAAACTCTGGCGCAGACTGGGCAAAGCCCGCGGCAACAGGAATGGCCCGATAGAGGGAATGACCCCCAGCCGCAATCGCCCTGCAAGGGGCTTGTCATGACGCTGGGCGGCTGCCACCAGATCATCCGCGTCGCGCAACAGACAGCGGGCCCGTTCGAGAATTTCACCCCCAAGCACCGTCAGCCGGAAATGATCGCACTCCCTGTCCACAAGTGTCACCTGCAAGATCTCCTCAAGCTGACGGATACCCGCACTCAGCGTCGACTGGGATACCAGACAGGCCGCCGCCGCCTCACGAAACGACTGTTTCTCGGCAAGCGCAGACAAATATTGTAACTGCCGTAAGGTTGGGCGAATGGTCATGACATGAGAACTCCAAAACAATCAAATCACGCACTGACCGGCGTTCGATCAGATAGCACGTAGAAACACTATATGATCGAAAAAATCGATTGGCAAATTCGAAATTAGAAGTTTGCCACCCTGTCCAAAATATGGTTCATAGGGTTCAGAGATTTTGAATTATTCTAATCTGGACCTTACCTCCCATAAGGTCCAAACCTCGGAGAAAGAACATGCTTGGCATTGGTGATAAACTTCCAGAATTTACTGTAACCGGCGTAAAACCTGGTTTTAACGAAATCGTTGAAGACGGCGTTGAAGCATTTGAGCCGATCACCGAAAAAAGCTTTGAAGGCAAGTGGAAAGTCATCTTCTTCTACCCGAAAGACTTCACCTTTGTGTGCCCGACTGAAATCGCCGAGTTCGCACGCCTGAACGAAGAATTCGAAGATCGTGACGCAGTCGTCATGGGCGGCTCCACCGACAACGAATTCGTCAAGCTCGCATGGCGCCGTGACCACCCGGATCTCAACAAGCTCGCAATCTGGAGCTTTGCAGACACCAAGGGTGAACTGATCGACGGCCTCGGCGTGCGTCACCCAGATGGCGTTGCATACCGCTACACCTATGTTGTCGATCCGGACAACACGATCCAGCACGTTTACGCAACCAACCTCAATGTTGGCCGTAACCCGAAAGACACCCTGCGCGTTCTCGACGCTCTGCAGACAGATGAGCTGTGCCCGTGCAACCGTGACATCGGCGGCGCAACTCTGGTTGGCTAATCAGCCTACCGAACCCACTGATCGAGGGCGGGCCGCTGGCCCGTCCACTCCCGCTGCCGCAAGGCAGATTTCCCGGAACACCTAAAGCCTGCAGACCCTGCGACATATCTGGCGCGGACATGATGCTGCTTGGCCAATTTCCAGCAAATTTGAAGAAAGAGACATTGCAATGACCATCGACAGTCTTAAATCCCAGATGCCAGATTTCGCCAAGGATGTGAAGCTGAACCTGTCCAACATTGCCGGCGATGAGAGCCTGACCGATCAGCAGAAATATGGCCTGATGGTTGCTTGCGCCATCGCGACCCGCAGCCCAGCCATCCGCGAAGCCCTCCTGGCAGAAGCTGCCGACAAGCTTTCCCCGGAAGCCCTGACCGCAGCCAAGGGCGCGGCCACCATGATGGGCATGAACAATGTCTATTACCGCTTTGTCCATCTGGCTTCCAACAAGGAATATGCCTCCCTGCAGGCCAAGTTGCGCATGAATTTCATCGGCCGTCCGGGCGTTGACAAGGTCGACTTCGAGCTTTGGAGCCTTGCTGTTTCAGCCATCAATGGCTGTGGCATGTGCATTGATTCCCACGAGGCTGTTCTGCGTCAGGGTGGCATGACCACCGATCAGATCCAGACAGCGATTCGCTTTGCTGCCATCATCCAGTCCGCCGCTATTGCGCTGGAAGCGGCTTAATCGCCAATAAACTGGTAGGCAAGCCAGCCCCGGCAACAGAAAACCGCGCCTGTTGTCGGGGTAATTTATTTTTTATACCCTTTTGACTGTGCAAAGCCTTGCACGCCCCCTTCAGCCTCTTCCATATAGGACTATGCTTTTGCTGTAGCTGATCGGATGAAATTCTGATTGGTTTGCTGGTTGTTTTCATACCATTGAGCAGCTAAGAACACAGCACAGGGTAAAGCCTTTTGCTACCTGCCCGCACCGCCATGGAACCATGGCGCGAAGACAAGATGACAAGTCGGGTTAACGAGCTTTAGGGAGTGATGTCGCGTATGTCCCCACAGTCGCAACCATTGAAGAC contains the following coding sequences:
- a CDS encoding peroxiredoxin, which translates into the protein MLGIGDKLPEFTVTGVKPGFNEIVEDGVEAFEPITEKSFEGKWKVIFFYPKDFTFVCPTEIAEFARLNEEFEDRDAVVMGGSTDNEFVKLAWRRDHPDLNKLAIWSFADTKGELIDGLGVRHPDGVAYRYTYVVDPDNTIQHVYATNLNVGRNPKDTLRVLDALQTDELCPCNRDIGGATLVG
- a CDS encoding carboxymuconolactone decarboxylase family protein translates to MTIDSLKSQMPDFAKDVKLNLSNIAGDESLTDQQKYGLMVACAIATRSPAIREALLAEAADKLSPEALTAAKGAATMMGMNNVYYRFVHLASNKEYASLQAKLRMNFIGRPGVDKVDFELWSLAVSAINGCGMCIDSHEAVLRQGGMTTDQIQTAIRFAAIIQSAAIALEAA